The Lemur catta isolate mLemCat1 chromosome 17, mLemCat1.pri, whole genome shotgun sequence genome segment agcaaaTTCCAATGATGTCAGGAAACACTCTCTACCCATCTGCGTAGGAAGAGCTGAGAAAAGTTTTCTGCAATTAATTTGGATTCAGTTTCCATTCTTCACATTTCTGGGGCCTGCAAAAAGGAGCTCGCAGATGTGTCTCGTTGGTTGTCGAGAAAAAGGCCAACACAAGAGTCACTGAGAAGCTGAGAACAGTGCACGACGCACGCACACGTCCATTTGCTTAGCTGCCAGGCCCGACACATCTCGTTTTCCCAGTGCCTGCTTTACCGTTTCAGCCCTAGAAGAAATCTGGAGCCCTGAACCTTAGACACAGAACACCTGCTAGTTTGATTCTGGTTTGTTTCCAGGTAACTATCCATGGTGAACACCTGGGCTGCCTCCCATAACCCCCGCACCACTCCTTCTTGGCTGGCAGTGCCTGGGTCCTACAACACAAAAAGTCCAGATCAGCATTTTTCaagcctttgttttttttgttttgttttgttttgtttttgcatgagGACTGGTGATCCAATGAGCCCAAGGGAAAACCAGCTAGGAGATAATGAGTGAATCCAGGATGCAGGGAGAGACACTCTCCTCTTAGGGGGATTTCAGCCTGTCCACACATGACACCTGAACCCCCAGCAGCCACCTTAGACCTATGGGTTACACTCACCTCAACAATGAGATGCAAAGAGCCTGGCTCTGAACAAACACTGGCCCTGCCTCTGGGTTCTTCCCACACATGATATCAAATCCCTCTTGTTTCAGCTGCCTTTGATCAGGAACTATTACTTGCAACAAAAGTATACTACCTGAGCCACTATCTTTTTTGCAATATCATTAAACAATTGGGAAGAGTTCGtcgagacaaaaaaaaaaaaaaaatttgataaaggCTCCAGTTCCCACACTAAATGTAGTAGAATGAGGTCAGGCTCTGTGCACAGAGGAGGGCATTGCTGAGCAAAGCATATCTTACATATTTCTGCATCCAGGATAACCCAAAAAGAACAGCAGCCATCTTTTACCATTTTAGAGGCAGAATACCATTGCCATGTCATCAGCACATGGATCTGACCTCTACTTTCTTTCCATGTAATTCttacttttctcctttccccacaCAAAACCATACCACAGACACCGTCCTATAGCTTGCTTTTTCCCCACTAAAGACATCTGGGTGACCTTTCATAGCATAAATAAGAAAGCTTTCCCATTTGAGATCTAACTCCAATACGTTTGAATCCAAGAGACATTCCACATTAAAGGATTTTGGAGATGACATTCTTATTTTCAGCATTTCAAAAACACATCATAGTTGGGGTCACCAAGAATAAAAGCCACCTCAGAACAGTGGGAACCCTGATAACCGGTGTAATGTGGCGTGTTCAGGCTTTGTTACGAATGAAGCACACGCAGACTTCGCTGCGCCCGGGAGGTGCTACCTCCAGCCCGCAGCTCCCTCTGCATGGACGGTCTGCCCCAAATGGCTGCATGGCtcgctcctcccctcccttcGGCCTTTCTCAAATCTTAGTGAGGCCCCCCCAGACCTCCATGTTTACAATGAAAACACTCTGCACCCCTCTGGGCTTCCTACTCCCATTCTCTAGTCGTCTTCTCTAGAGCACTTTTCTTCTAACTCATTAAATGTGACTTTCTTTATTTtgggcttttttccttttctgctgaGAAGAATGTTGATTCATGCCTATTTTCGGGCAGTGTTGAATCCCCAGCACCTAACAGGCCCTCAGGAAATACTTGCTGCATGAGGAAAGCATCAGATGGCCACCACGTGGGACACACACCCAAAACCGGTCTTCCCAGCTCGGCTACTGTTGATGATTCATCAATGCGCAGGAAACGTCATCCAAGAAGGGGGGACAATAGCACGAGATCTTTTCAAAACATGTCAACTCTTTAAACATGGATGAGTTAACTTTCAAAACGTTCATTATAGAAGAATCAGAGATGACTGCAGATCTCGAAGCGATCCAAAGACCCATGAAGAAGCAAAAACGATATTCAGTGCAATTGTCTTTCCAAGCGCTGCAGTGCTGCGGCCATTGCCAATGCTGGTCCAAAGAAAAAAAGGTGGCCAGGATAGAGCAGGTGGAAGGCAAGAGATTTCTCTTTCCCCGATTACCtacattatttgaaaaattaaaaaataaaaggaagaaagaggaaggaaaggaaatgaggcaGGTAATTCATTCATCAGGAACTAACCTCACATTCAGGACAAAACCAGTCCCCCTCTGGTTCCGATGTCAGTCTCAGACACTTAGCGTGATAAACCCGGGGACAGAGCTCACAGCAAAGGACTTGGCCTTCCCGGTGACAAACCCAGCAGTAGAAATCATTCCGTCCATCCTGCGGTACAACATCAACAGGGTCTGTGGTGAGTGGCTGCTTCATATAGTAAAACGGACCATGTCTTAGTTCTGACTGAAATGTAGGCAAGAAAGACAGGTTTGGTTTCAAAACAAATGTGCATTCTCAAAAGGAAGTTGAACAAGTACatcaataacaataaaagaaaattacagcatttcacaaatttattaaaaagccaaGCTATCTTGGGTTACTCTATTACATACGGCATTAGTGGGTCATTAGCTATTATGAAGGggtttttttgttctctctttcttctgctttaagAGGTAATGAATTGAAAGCTGATTCTAAGAGTTACTAGGCACTTCTAAACAGGACAAAACAACGGCTACAACCCAGGCATACGTGAGTTCAAATTTTAACTCTACCATTACCCAGTtgcatgaccttgaacaagtcttTTAACCTCccagcttcaattttctcatctgtaaaatggagatggtaTTACCTAACACTTCATGGTATTATGTtgggattaaatgggataatataaTGTATGCATTTAACACAGTGCTCCCATTGCTAACATTGCTAATACAGTTAAAAGCCTAACCTATGGAAGTCTGAATTTACAAACCTAATAAAAGCATTGCAATTTTCCAGGGATTCTTTAAATAGCAGGCCTCTGGAGAATAGATAATTAGATTTGAGTCACCAGAAAAACGGTCATCCATTGTTTATGTCTACCCACAACACACAGTGTATTTAGGAGCCAATGAGAGCTTTCCTACAGCTACAGAAAAGCTTTAAACATGGTAGGTCCTTGTATTTGCCGGGGAGCCACAACTCTTATCCGAAACCAACCATGGCAGAAAGATGAGATGGGCGGCCAATTCACGGGAGCTAGACCGCGTCCTGTCCCAAAACACCACCGAGAAACGCTTCTCTAAAGATATGTTACAAAATCCTGCAAAGCCACACTCTAAACACAAAAAGTCACTCAGAAGAACTCCTAAGGAAAACGCCCATCAGAAACCAATATGAAATCCTACTTAGGAAGTATGAGAAAGTCCAGCAATACGGTTCAAAAAAACCTGGTAACTAGCTGTGAGACCTTACTAAGAAAGCTACTCAACCCACTTTGAACCTCGATTTCTTGGCAGTAAAAACCACAGATAATAAATAGTTCAGCCACATCCATATTACCTACCTTTGAAGAAACGTCATTGTATAATAAGCTTTTCTGTCCTTCAGTAAAACACTATGGTTTCCTCCAGAGAGATCTCATATATTGTTAGATACACCATACTTCCTGTTGATACTATGAATGAGGACCTTTTGCTATTACATTTCCTAAATGGTTATTGTTGGTACATAGAAATGCTGTTAGCTTTTTAATATTGACCCTATAATAAGCAGTTCTAATAGTTTATTGACTGAAAAccgaattattaatatttctaagtaaCATCAGAGTTGTGTCTGCTCATGTCTAATACTTTTgcattagttttttttctttctttattttaatggcCAGGACCTCCACGATAATGTGAAAGGGTCACCCAGATTGAAGGCACCCACACCTTGTTCCTGCCTTTTATCATGAGGTTTTAATGTTCTCAAAATGCCTTCTATTTCTCCAATCCTAAAAAAAAGCCTCACAGATGCTTATTTAAGCAGATCTTTGTTAACCAATCTTTCCAAATCTCCCTACTTTCATTTCTACAAAGTAAAGAGCTAAGTCTTGTAAGTGTTGATTGTGTAATTCTTTAACCCAGTTATTTCCCTGTTTCACGTCAACTTTTAAGATAGAGCGGTCTACTTGGTTTCCAGGGAATAacatcattttaacaatattcttttcATGTTTCACTTTTTAACACAGTGTTGTGCACACACCATCTTCATGTTACCCTGAAAACTACCCAGAAAGGTACTTGGGAAAGACACTacagattgagcatccctaatccaaaaatctgaaatgctccaaagagCACCGACATGACATACAAGTGGGAAAGTATACACCTGACCTCACGTGATAGgtcatatatattattaaaaatattgtatgaagttaccttcaggctatgtctGTAAAGTACATAtggaacataaatgaattttgtgtttggaCTTGGGTCTCATGCCCAAGacatctcattatgtatatgcaaatattccaaaatctgaaaaaatctgaaatccaagaCACTTCTGGTCCagagcatttcagataagggatactcaacgtgtgctagttttatttttgagacagagtctcactctgctgcctgggctagagtgccgtggcatcagcctagctcacagcaacctcaaactcctgggctcaagcaatcctcctgcctcagcctcccgagtagctgggactacaggcatgcgccaccatgcccggctaattttttctatatatatttttagctgtccatataatttctttctatttttagtagagacggggtctcgctcttgctcaggctggtctcgaactcctgacctcgagcgatcctcccgcctcggcctcccagagtgctaggattacaaactgTACTAGCTTTACTTCACAGATGGTAAAACTCAGCTAAAAGGACTTATCTGACCCTCAGAGCCCAGAGCAAAGACTAAAACCAAGGTCTCTGAGAATCTCTCTTTTCCCTGTACCCCACACAAGACAATGCCTAATGCACAAGAGATTCTCATAACTCAGTGACCCCCTCAGAGAACACTCTCCATAATACAAAATAAGTTCTGCATAACGCACAAAGCTGGAGGGGAAAAACATCTGAACAGTACAATGACTACCAAAAACCTAACAGAAGGGAACGTGAATAGCATCTAGAGCAGGGGCTCTCAACTTCAGCCCCTTCTGCCATTTAGGGCCAGAAAAGCCTTTATTGTGGGAGCCATCCTGTGCAGTGCAGGACGGGTAGCAGCATCGCTGCCTAGGTGCCAGtaacacccacacacacacacataaaactgTGACAACCAAgcagaaaaataagctgggtgcggtggcatgcgcctgtagtcccagctactcgggaggctgaggcaggaggattgtttgagcccaggagtgtgaggctgcagtgagctatgataatgccactgtactttacccagggtgacagagcgagaccctgtctcaaaaacaaaaacaaaaaaaaaaacaaggccgggcacggtggctcacgcctgtaatcctagcactctgggaggccgaggcgggtggattgcttgagctcaggagttccagaccagcctgagcaagagcgagaccccatctctactaaaaaatagaaagaaattatctggccaactaaaatatatatagaaaaaattagctgggcctggtggcacatgcctgtagtcccagctactcgggaggctgaggcaggaggatcgcttaagcccaggagtttgaggttgctgtgagctaggctgacgccacggcactcactctagcccgggcaacagagtgagactctgtctccaaaaaaaaaaaaacaactgtgacaaccaaaaatgtccgcAGACATTATCAAATGTCCCCGGGGTGGGGGCAAAACTATCCCTAGTTGAGAACCATTAATGTAGAGGGTCTGCTATCTACCAAGGAAAATGGTTGCTTGAGTTGGGGGCAGGTTGAAGAGGAGGtaaaaggaggaggaacaggagggaggggatggggaaggaagagtAGTAATTTCCATTGAAAGATAAACTTTATCAAGCAAGCAGAACTATTTCTAACCCGAGAGAGCTTTTCTAGGATGCTACTGTGGTTTTTGTAAGGTAACAGTAAGTCATACTTTTGGTGTCCGACTTCCTTTCAGTGAGTTAATAATAGGACAGAAGAGTTGTGAAGATCTAATCTAAACTATGAGAATCAAATATGACATCTAGTCTCCCTAACCAGTAACTCAAGTCCTCTCTAACCGGAGCCAGGGTGTTGATCTTTGGAAGAAAGTCTGCCCTGGCACCAccatccctgccccagcccacctaGCAGGGCGTGGGTGTCCCTGGGGGGATCACAGGCATGGCCAGGCCGCTCCATACTCTTTTCAGGGGACTTCCTCCCTTTCTGCAGCTGCCGTGGTTGCTGAGAACTAGCTGCCTGGTTAATCTCCTTGTCAATCAGATACTTTCCTTATCTGCTGCTTGTAAGTATTTCCTCCTCCATAAAAATAATCTGATAATAAATAtggaacatttaaaaaggaaaagcacaTCATTTCAGACAAAATGAGTTATGATTTTTCTCCCCCGCATGTATACGGTGTGCTACCAAGCCTGACAGCAAGGGAAACAGGTTGCAACCTGTGTGTTGTTAGGGGATAACTGCAGGTTATTATGGGATATTGCAAGAAAGCAGATGTTCTTATTTCCCTGCTCCTTCCACAGGCTGGCTTAACAACAAAATAGGAAAGGCCTGTCTATTCGCTCCTGGAATACCTTCATCTACACCAGGAGCCAAGCAAACTTTCTATAAAGGGTTCTATAAAGACAGTAAATAGCtgaggctttgcaggccatacaggCTCTATTATAACTACTCACCTCGCccactgtagcacaaaagcaaacacagatGAAAAGCAAACATGAATGAAAGAATGTAGCTGTGTGCCaacaaaacttcatttacaaaaacaggctccAGACAGCATCTGGCCCACAGGAGTGCTCTGGCTATGTCTGAGCACAGGGTACACGTATGTGCATGAGCAACCACAAACTCAAATTCCGACAGAGGCCACGCAGGTACCATACATGAGTGCAAATGGCCCTAGCATCAGCATTTGTTCTCCTGCATTTGATCAAAATCATGTAtgttaaaaaggggaaaaaaaaaaaaaaggccgagCCCTGGAGGGTGAGGATGCTCTGGCATTCAGCCTCGAGGTGGGAGACacagcagggaggggcagagctcCCACCCAACTTAAGGGGGCAGCCCCCACTCCAGTGATCTAGGTGTTAGGTGCacacactctcctagtgctgccTGACCTTGGGGAGAAGCCAGCATTCCCTACTGTCCCCTGAGCTGTCTCAACTGTTAATACACTGCCCCAGCCCAACAAAGGACTGCTGCAAAATGTTCCAGTTTTTAAGATAATGCATGGGCCCAACAAAGTAAGTGTGTGCCCACCCATTTATGATATGCATACACCCTGCGCTCAGAGAAGGTGAGGGGGGGCCCCATAACTTCTTTGCCACATTTGACCTAAGGTCATTTTGTACAAATCTGCTAGCAgattatttctaaattctttaatGGGGGAGAGACACCTCCCCCATTAAAGGACACTGTGAACTCAAAATGTCCTGAGAACTAAAAATTAGAGTGATATTTATCAGTACAGGCCCTAATGACATTTTGGGCAAGACATTTCTTGTCCTATCTACTGCAGGACACTTAGCAACCTGACCCTCCCCCACAAAATGCCGGGAGCATCCTCCCACGCATTTTTAAACCTTCTCCAGGGGGTGAAGCCATTGGACCAGAGGACTTTTTTAAAACTCCCCTAAAAGTAATGAATtcccaaaatgtaaaaaatgggtaaaacagGGGCCAAAGTTAAAACTCAACCCATTATCTCTACTTGGTAATAAAAGGTCTCCATCAAAAGTGGAAATATATGGTTTATCTGTTTTTTACAAGGTCAGAATGGCTTTCTTTCCAGACTACTGGAATGCAGAAGAGAAATTagagtgaagaaagagaaaaagaggtaaGAGATGGAGAGTTTTGATATATGGCAGAAGTCAAAAGGAAGTGAAAGCTCACGGAGACCCAGAGCTGGATGGAATGACCAGAACAGGCAGTGTGGGActccagggaggggtggggtcaGGGAGAGGGCACAGGCCCTATGTCTAAAACAACAGGCTCTGCTCAGCTCCAGCTGTTGCTAGATTTTTCTAAGTgttatagtctgaatgtttgtgtcccccccaccccaaaattcctatgttgaaatcctaaccccaaggtTAGAAACTTGGAGCCCTTGGGAAGTGAttagggctctgtcctcatgaatgggattagtgcccttataaacgAGATCCCCGCCatgcgtagtggctcacgcctgcaatcccagcactatggaggccaagggcaggaggatcccttgagcccaggaattcaagaccaacccCTGCCACTACCCCcgtctttataaaaaaatttttaaaaattagctgggcatggtagtgcacctgtagtcctagctacttgagaggctgaggcaggaagatcacctgggCCTAGGCAtacgaggttgcagtgagccatgatcatgccatggcactccCTTTAAAGCATTTAAGTTCTCCTTGAGAAAACAGATTATACAGGAGAGAGATTGTCCCAACTATGCAAACACTGCATGTTAGAAGGAATTATGGGGTCGAAGGTCAGGAATCTCTTCTCCTCCCAATTAAGGCTACAATTTCTTTGCCAACAAAAATCTCCTGGCCCTTCTGCTTGGGAGTTTTAGTTCAAAACACAAACCTATAATCAACCTTATGATGTTCTTAGTTCAAATCCCTATTTTACAACataactgaggctcaaagatggGAAAGCAACtaacaaggtcacacagcaagtctcCCAGATGCCACGGGCCAGAACGAGCCTGGTGTCGGGGTGGACCACGTTTCCTCTGCCATCCACACCGAGGACAACTGGGAATTCGGGAGCACACTCACGCCCTGCGTCTACTCGCTTGTGCTCTGCCATGTCCCACACCCCAAGTGCTTTCTGTATTCCCGATCCCCCACTCTGTGTCTAACTTGGGGGAGCCAGCAGTGCCAGACACTGGACGCGTTTCTGAGGCTGCCAGCCCAGAGGGGCACACAGACTTACAAACGCATCTTTGTGGTCACAAGGCCTAAGTGCTACAGAAATGGTGTTAACacacaggaggggcagggagagaagagagtgCCTTGAATTGCCCAAGTAAATCAGCTTCCAGAAAGAGGGGTGCAAGTCAATTCCCAAAGGACAGATAGAAACTCAGAAAGCGTGTGTACgtgcatgcgtgcacacacagaCAGAGCAGGCACTGAGGAGACTATTTCTGCACAGAAGGGACAGCATTTGCTTTCAAGACACACTGGTAACTAGTAAGGAAGCGTTGGTCCAGGAAGTTCAATTACTGGCTAAGTAAAAGTCTGAGGATTATCTGTGgccttcctgtttctttcttagTCTTCAGTCCCGACAGCTAAGAGATGGCCCCTAGGTCACAGGGGTAGGCTGTCAGTGGCTTGAAGCCAGACAGACCAACCTAAGCTCAAATGCAGCTCCTTGTTCTGAGAACTTGAAGAGGTAACAAGCTCTCTGAACCTGCGTGTTTCATCTATAAAGTGGACATTCACAGCCCTTCCTCACGGGTTGTCACAGCAGCAGACGACACACAGCAAATAGTGCTTttagtatcatcatcatcaacactATTATGTATTGCAATGCCCCTCAAAATTTATTGAGGACCCACCAGTCTCTTCTGTAACAAAATTCTTAACTCACTTAGACCTGCACAGTCCAATCCAACATGGTAGCTACAAGCCACTGGTAGccacttaaatttaaataaaatgaaaaactcagttCCTCAATCACACTTCCCGCTTCCAAGTGTTCAAGAGCCACATGCGACTTGTGGCTAACATCCCACTTAGTCTAGAGCTggcttgatttttattattattgatgtcATTTAGCTctattaatcttcacaacaaccgtGTGAAATGAGAAGCAGCAGCAATATCCCCATTTCAGTATACAAGAAAACCAGGCACAGAAGAGGTTAACTTGCCCACAGCCACACAGCAAAAGCAGAGCTGGCATTTCGCTGTGTAATTTTGAGATTGAAAATAGATTCGTGCTCAGAAACACACACCTCTCACAGTCCTGGGCATTTAACCATTGCAAGTTCTCTTCCTGTGAAAGAAACAATCTTGTTTAATTCAGCCTTAAATCCCTGGGGTCTGCTCCAGGACTCAATAAAGCACATCATGGACAAACGC includes the following:
- the ZMYND8 gene encoding protein kinase C-binding protein 1 isoform X11, translating into MHPQSLAEEEIKTEQEVVEGMDISTRSKDPGSAERTAQKRKLPSPPHSSNGHSPQDASSSPIKKKKKPGLLNSSNKEQSELRHGPFYYMKQPLTTDPVDVVPQDGRNDFYCWVCHREGQVLCCELCPRVYHAKCLRLTSEPEGDWFCPECEVSS